The following coding sequences are from one Hymenobacter sp. DG25A window:
- a CDS encoding lipopolysaccharide biosynthesis protein, translating into MSVAKKLAGQTAVYGISSIVGRVLSYLLVPIYTSRFAAAEYGIVTALYAYVSFLNVVFTYGMETAYFRFANRPDTDRKALYSQVLSLLLTSSLVMSGLLALLATPLMNLMHLPPGHERYAVWIALILGLDAMAAIPFARLRLENKARKFATIRLVNILLTVGLNLFFLVLCPDVLAGKYLPGLHPVLAPLYDPSIGVGYVFLSNLAASALTLLLLWRELTDFRFRLDLPALKPMLRYAYPLMLMGLAGMVNETLDRILLGSWLPQGFYPGKSNLAAVGIYGACYKLSIFMSLVIQAFRYAAEPFFFSQSTNKNSPATFALILKWFTICCALIFVLISVNIEDFSLLFLRRPEYREGIVVVPVLLLANLFLGMYYNLSVWFKLTDKTYFGTYIGFGGALLTIALNFLLIPLLGYMGSALTTLACYFSMAAICWWLGNRHFPVPYPMFRLGLWLALAIGLVAVSWYTPVADYWLRHLFHLVLCAAFAGLVYLVEIRGRRATLVS; encoded by the coding sequence TTGAGTGTAGCGAAAAAACTGGCTGGGCAAACGGCCGTGTATGGGATAAGCAGCATTGTAGGGCGGGTACTGTCCTACCTGCTGGTGCCCATTTATACCAGCCGGTTTGCGGCCGCCGAATACGGTATTGTAACGGCGCTGTATGCCTATGTCTCGTTTCTGAACGTGGTGTTTACCTACGGGATGGAAACGGCCTACTTCCGCTTTGCTAACCGCCCCGACACCGACCGGAAAGCCCTGTACAGCCAGGTACTCAGCCTGCTTTTGACCAGCAGCCTGGTGATGAGCGGCCTGCTGGCGCTGCTGGCCACGCCACTCATGAACCTGATGCACCTGCCACCCGGCCATGAACGCTACGCCGTCTGGATTGCGCTGATTCTGGGGCTGGATGCCATGGCCGCTATCCCGTTTGCGCGCCTGCGCCTGGAAAACAAGGCCCGTAAGTTTGCTACCATCCGGCTGGTCAATATCCTGCTCACGGTAGGCCTCAACCTGTTTTTTCTGGTGCTGTGCCCCGATGTGCTGGCCGGCAAATACCTCCCGGGCCTGCACCCTGTTCTTGCCCCGCTCTACGACCCCAGCATTGGCGTGGGCTACGTGTTCCTGTCTAACCTGGCGGCCAGCGCCCTCACGCTGCTGCTGCTGTGGCGCGAGCTGACGGACTTCCGCTTCCGGCTGGACCTACCCGCGCTCAAACCCATGCTGCGCTACGCCTATCCGCTCATGCTGATGGGGCTGGCGGGCATGGTAAACGAAACCCTGGACCGGATTCTGCTGGGCTCCTGGCTGCCCCAGGGCTTCTACCCGGGCAAGTCTAACCTGGCGGCGGTGGGCATTTACGGAGCCTGCTACAAGCTCAGCATCTTTATGTCCCTGGTGATTCAGGCCTTCCGCTACGCGGCCGAGCCGTTCTTCTTTTCGCAAAGCACCAACAAGAATTCCCCGGCCACTTTTGCGCTTATTCTGAAGTGGTTTACCATCTGCTGCGCCTTGATTTTCGTGCTCATCAGCGTGAACATTGAGGACTTCTCGCTGCTTTTCCTGCGCCGGCCGGAGTACCGCGAGGGTATTGTGGTAGTGCCGGTATTGCTGCTGGCCAACCTTTTTCTGGGCATGTACTACAACCTTTCGGTGTGGTTTAAGCTCACGGATAAAACGTATTTCGGGACGTACATTGGTTTTGGCGGCGCTTTGCTTACCATTGCCCTCAACTTCCTGCTGATTCCGCTGCTGGGCTATATGGGTAGCGCCCTCACCACGCTGGCCTGTTATTTCTCCATGGCAGCTATCTGCTGGTGGCTGGGCAACCGGCATTTCCCGGTGCCCTACCCTATGTTCCGCCTGGGTCTTTGGCTGGCGCTGGCCATTGGGCTGGTAGCCGTTTCCTGGTACACCCCGGTAGCCGATTACTGGCTGCGCCACTTGTTCCACCTGGTTTTGTGCGCCGCTTTTGCCGGCCTGGTATACCTGGTGGAAATCCGGGGACGGCGGGCCACCCTGGTTTCGTAG